The following proteins come from a genomic window of Ailuropoda melanoleuca isolate Jingjing chromosome 2, ASM200744v2, whole genome shotgun sequence:
- the S100A11 gene encoding protein S100-A11 encodes MAKMSSPTETERCIESLIAVFQKFAGKEGNNCTLSKTEFLTFMNTELAAFTKNQKDPGVLDRMMKKLDLNSDGQLDFQEFLNLIGGMAIACHDSFTKSTHFQK; translated from the exons ATG GCAAAAATGTCCAGCCCTACTGAGACTGAGCGGTGCATCGAGTCTCTGATTGCTGTTTTCCAGAAGTTTGCTGGAAAGGAAGGTAACAACTGCACGCTCTCCAAGACAGAGTTCCTAACCTTCATGAATACAGAACTGGCCGCCTTCACAAAG AACCAGAAGGACCCTGGTGTCCTTGACCGCATGATGAAGAAACTGGACCTCAACTCTGACGGGCAGCTAGATTTCCAAGAATTTCTTAATCTTATTGGTGGCATGGCCATAGCTTGCCATGACTCCTTTACAAAGTCTACCCACTTCCAGAAGTAA